From one Candidatus Sulfotelmatobacter sp. genomic stretch:
- the mtnC gene encoding acireductone synthase, translating into MPVALTARAVLTDIEGTTSTIAFVHEVLFPYADARLDAFVAAHREEPDVAAAMRDAAREADEEPDVDDATVLAYLHRWIAEDRKSTALKALQGLIWAQGYRRNEIPAHVYPDAVAGLRRWHAAGLRLYVYSSGSIAAQRTLFGHTPAGDLRSLFSGNFDTTSGPKREAASYATIARAIGLPAGEIVFLSDVDAELDAARGAGMQTVRLLRPADTPPGATTTHPAASSFEEIEIRSRSGG; encoded by the coding sequence GTGCCGGTCGCGCTGACCGCGCGCGCGGTACTGACCGACATCGAGGGGACCACCAGCACGATCGCCTTCGTGCACGAGGTCCTCTTTCCGTACGCCGACGCGCGGCTGGACGCGTTCGTCGCCGCCCATCGTGAAGAGCCCGACGTCGCCGCGGCGATGCGCGACGCGGCCCGTGAGGCCGATGAGGAGCCCGACGTCGACGATGCGACCGTGCTGGCGTACTTGCACCGGTGGATCGCCGAAGACCGCAAGTCCACCGCGCTCAAGGCGCTGCAAGGGCTGATCTGGGCCCAGGGCTACCGCCGCAACGAGATCCCCGCGCACGTCTATCCCGACGCGGTCGCCGGGCTGCGCCGCTGGCATGCGGCGGGACTGCGCTTGTACGTGTACTCGTCGGGGTCGATCGCGGCACAGCGCACGCTGTTCGGCCACACGCCGGCCGGCGATCTGCGCTCGCTCTTCAGCGGCAACTTCGACACGACGAGCGGCCCCAAACGCGAGGCGGCGTCCTACGCGACGATCGCGCGCGCGATCGGGCTGCCGGCGGGTGAGATCGTGTTCCTGAGCGACGTCGACGCCGAGCTCGACGCCGCGCGCGGCGCCGGGATGCAGACGGTGCGGCTGCTGCGCCCGGCCGACACGCCGCCGGGTGCGACCACGACGCACCCGGCAGCGAGCAGCTTCGAGGAGATCGAGATCAGAAGCCGGTCTGGCGGCTGA
- a CDS encoding ABC transporter ATP-binding protein, translating to MADAVMLEATGITKIFGGLRAVDDVSITVRAGAIHAVIGPNGAGKTTFFNAISGYNPPDAGRVTFQGRDVTRLRGFRRVASGMGRTFQTPSIFPELTVEENLRLGVRARAKQAFRLRPPTGEAARRVEQRVDELLGFVNLGKVRARPVAELSHGSQRLCEIAMSLSTDPVFVLMDEPMAGLAQAETERIMHVIRDLHARLGLTLLFVEHNMRVVLSLSHRVTVMNRGRVLAEGTPQEIAGNAAVREAYLGTEIIEDV from the coding sequence ATGGCTGACGCCGTGATGCTCGAAGCGACCGGGATCACCAAGATCTTCGGCGGCCTGCGCGCCGTCGACGACGTCTCGATCACGGTGCGCGCGGGCGCGATCCACGCCGTCATCGGACCCAACGGTGCCGGCAAGACGACGTTCTTCAACGCGATCTCCGGTTACAATCCGCCCGACGCCGGAAGGGTGACGTTCCAGGGTCGTGACGTCACGCGGCTGCGGGGCTTCCGGCGCGTGGCCTCGGGGATGGGGCGCACGTTCCAAACCCCGAGCATCTTTCCCGAATTGACCGTCGAGGAGAACCTGCGCTTGGGCGTGCGGGCGCGAGCGAAGCAGGCCTTTCGCTTGCGGCCCCCGACCGGCGAGGCGGCGCGACGCGTCGAGCAGCGGGTCGACGAGCTGCTGGGCTTCGTCAATCTCGGCAAGGTCCGCGCTCGTCCGGTGGCCGAGCTCTCGCACGGCTCGCAGCGCCTGTGCGAGATCGCGATGTCGCTCTCGACCGACCCGGTCTTCGTCTTGATGGACGAGCCGATGGCGGGCTTGGCGCAGGCGGAGACCGAGCGCATCATGCACGTGATTCGCGATCTGCACGCACGCCTCGGCCTCACGCTGCTGTTCGTCGAGCACAACATGCGCGTCGTCCTCTCGCTCTCGCACCGCGTCACGGTGATGAACCGCGGGCGCGTGCTGGCGGAAGGCACCCCACAAGAGATCGCCGGGAACGCCGCGGTCCGCGAGGCGTACCTGGGGACGGAGATCATCGAAGATGTCTGA
- a CDS encoding branched-chain amino acid ABC transporter permease, with protein MRARRSLITLAVIAVLLALAPLVAPLIGLDISIVSEVLLDAFAAMSVNLLLGYTGLPAFGNAAFFGLGAYGAALSVKYLNVGFGEAVVIGTLVALLGGLLIGPFLLRRRGIYFGLLAIAFGQVFYFVAYRFTDFTGGEDGMTVIRPPLGLVGHHVMLHAQGFYYLDLVLFVLLVLAFLALAESPFGHVLVAIRQNETRVRYLGLDSDRFIFVALLIASGMAGLGGALYAMLINFAYPLLLDWHLSGDFVLMTVLGGAGTVFGPLVGAVIYVIGKDLVSNITPAWQIIIGGVFVVCVLLFPRGILGTLEGLRRRGRVVDAIADPNADFDAHARLVGDPNG; from the coding sequence GTGAGAGCTCGCCGCAGCCTCATCACCCTTGCCGTCATCGCGGTGCTGCTCGCGCTTGCGCCGCTGGTCGCGCCGTTGATCGGCCTGGACATCTCGATCGTCTCCGAGGTGCTGCTCGACGCGTTCGCCGCGATGAGCGTGAACCTGCTGCTCGGGTACACCGGGCTGCCGGCCTTCGGGAACGCCGCGTTCTTCGGGCTGGGCGCGTACGGTGCGGCGCTCTCGGTGAAATACCTCAACGTGGGCTTCGGCGAGGCGGTCGTGATCGGCACCCTCGTCGCTCTCCTCGGCGGCCTGCTCATCGGGCCGTTTTTGTTGCGGCGCCGCGGCATCTACTTCGGTCTGTTGGCGATCGCGTTCGGCCAGGTCTTCTACTTCGTCGCCTACCGGTTCACCGATTTCACCGGCGGCGAGGACGGCATGACCGTCATTCGGCCGCCGCTCGGCTTGGTCGGCCACCACGTCATGCTGCACGCCCAGGGTTTCTACTATCTCGATTTGGTGTTGTTCGTGTTGCTCGTGCTGGCGTTTCTCGCGCTCGCGGAGTCACCGTTCGGCCACGTCCTGGTGGCGATCCGCCAGAACGAAACGCGCGTGCGCTACCTGGGCTTGGACAGCGATCGCTTCATCTTCGTCGCGTTGCTGATCGCCTCGGGGATGGCGGGGCTGGGCGGCGCGCTCTACGCGATGCTCATCAACTTCGCCTACCCGCTGCTGCTCGACTGGCACCTCTCGGGCGACTTCGTCTTGATGACGGTGCTGGGCGGTGCCGGCACGGTGTTCGGACCGCTGGTCGGCGCGGTGATCTACGTGATCGGCAAAGACCTCGTCTCGAACATCACCCCGGCCTGGCAGATCATCATCGGCGGCGTGTTCGTCGTCTGCGTCCTGCTCTTCCCGCGCGGCATCCTGGGCACGCTGGAGGGACTGCGCCGCCGGGGCCGGGTGGTCGACGCGATCGCCGACCCCAACGCCGACTTCGACGCGCACGCGCGCCTGGTAGGAGATCCGAATGGCTGA
- a CDS encoding TonB-dependent receptor yields MKTRAFLFATFVATGFVSTCVAPTAVLAQSAGSISGTVTDGAGQALGNARIRLSGPVSTEAVTKPDGTYSVSVPPGIYSVTISASGFQSTRQDNIAIVPGQTVSLKTSLANASLTTIGHTSTSATAVSSAPVLQQSVNASALLNQGQDQVVNVLDQIPGVEILRVGGGSNEPGSNASISLRGAEPYESQILIDGHPVNTAGNGTFGFNTAFINSLLISNIEVSEGPGSMTNTVEDAVGGTLNFRTAPITAKPTSAFQTGYDSFDTFTYALRFSDTIGKVGFLVGAARETTPGFLTPQYLWGADNYYNPVGIPVYPNPRDVFGPGASYDGVLNFRYPATSDFSSDSQLVKLSYSFSPVTSMQFSSYSTQTWLDETGNNEGSINALIVPCIYTGATPSATCPAGGTAGNYNYTANPFLGYVGTHQLINYYAAYPNTYEFDNEPLYTGEFRTVIGPGSLLARYYAGSVSRTVTQNEAPYAISPCYTPTCQWVVTDTPPLPGKASSYDDNGYPGEPYIEPTTDTLHGFDAQYTLPIGANTITVGFDRHVDKSLFINGVYAVGYWPYDTTPSDYYTLESGTDTYFTVASTSESVRGSFQLLPDLQLDAGAYFSNTSYVGSRFDPRAGLTFRPNANTSVRASWGSAYVAPYYGLVTGTTEKITGGSLIVPTTTFNPETSTGWDIGGDYKYGRDSLVSLDLYDSTIYNRYAQIVEPVSGTFDGKPYSSETINSSQGDGRQAGVELSLVHQPRVGFGYRAMVDLLRDYSYNQVPSKSGTLFFELPADGVQLPGYPDSKMRGDLFYTFPSGSSVRFSSTTYGANNAFGQPGFTEFDAALKFPTRAFDITLGARNLFDKDGNQVGGIYYGGYTSEALGGGVGPTNLEYVQPRTVYLELSRQTGF; encoded by the coding sequence TTGAAGACCCGAGCGTTTCTTTTTGCGACGTTCGTCGCAACCGGGTTCGTTTCGACGTGCGTCGCACCGACCGCCGTGCTGGCCCAGAGCGCTGGCAGCATCAGCGGAACCGTGACCGACGGCGCCGGACAGGCACTCGGCAACGCCCGCATCCGCCTGAGCGGCCCCGTCTCGACGGAGGCCGTCACCAAGCCGGACGGCACGTATTCCGTCAGCGTCCCGCCCGGCATCTACAGCGTCACCATCTCCGCGAGCGGCTTTCAGTCGACCCGCCAAGACAACATCGCCATCGTCCCGGGTCAAACGGTCTCGCTCAAGACGTCGCTCGCGAACGCGTCGCTGACCACGATCGGGCACACCTCGACCAGCGCGACGGCGGTCAGCAGCGCGCCCGTGCTGCAGCAGAGCGTCAACGCGAGCGCACTGCTCAACCAAGGTCAGGACCAGGTCGTCAACGTGCTCGACCAGATCCCCGGCGTCGAGATCCTGCGCGTCGGCGGTGGCTCGAACGAGCCCGGCTCGAACGCGTCGATCTCGCTCCGCGGCGCGGAGCCCTACGAATCACAGATCCTCATCGACGGCCACCCCGTCAACACCGCCGGCAATGGTACCTTCGGCTTCAACACCGCGTTCATCAACTCGCTCCTGATCAGCAACATCGAGGTCAGCGAAGGTCCCGGCAGCATGACGAACACGGTCGAAGACGCGGTCGGCGGCACGCTGAACTTCCGTACCGCGCCGATCACGGCGAAGCCGACCAGCGCGTTCCAGACCGGCTACGACTCGTTCGACACCTTCACGTACGCGTTGCGCTTCTCCGACACGATCGGCAAGGTCGGGTTCCTGGTCGGCGCCGCGCGCGAGACCACGCCCGGCTTCTTGACCCCGCAGTACCTGTGGGGCGCCGACAACTACTACAACCCGGTCGGCATTCCGGTCTACCCGAATCCCCGCGACGTGTTCGGACCGGGCGCGTCGTACGACGGCGTGCTCAACTTCCGCTACCCCGCCACATCCGACTTCAGCAGCGACTCGCAGCTCGTCAAGCTCTCGTACAGCTTCTCGCCGGTGACGTCGATGCAGTTCAGCAGCTACTCGACCCAGACGTGGCTCGACGAGACCGGCAACAACGAGGGCAGCATCAACGCCCTCATCGTGCCGTGCATCTACACCGGCGCCACGCCGAGCGCGACCTGCCCGGCGGGCGGCACGGCCGGCAACTACAACTACACGGCAAACCCGTTCCTGGGCTACGTGGGCACGCACCAGCTGATCAACTACTACGCGGCGTACCCGAACACGTACGAGTTCGACAACGAGCCGCTCTACACGGGTGAGTTCCGCACGGTGATCGGGCCGGGCTCGCTGCTGGCGCGGTACTACGCCGGCAGCGTCTCGCGCACCGTCACGCAGAACGAGGCGCCCTACGCGATCTCGCCCTGCTACACGCCGACCTGCCAGTGGGTCGTCACCGACACGCCGCCGCTCCCCGGCAAGGCCAGCAGCTACGACGACAACGGCTACCCGGGCGAGCCGTACATCGAGCCGACGACCGACACGCTGCACGGCTTCGACGCGCAGTACACGCTGCCGATCGGGGCGAACACCATCACGGTCGGTTTCGACCGCCACGTCGACAAGTCGCTGTTCATCAACGGCGTCTACGCCGTCGGGTATTGGCCCTACGACACGACCCCGAGCGACTACTATACGCTCGAGTCCGGCACCGACACGTACTTCACGGTCGCGAGCACGTCCGAGAGCGTGCGCGGCTCGTTCCAGCTGCTGCCGGACCTGCAGCTCGACGCCGGCGCCTATTTCTCGAACACGAGCTACGTCGGTTCGCGGTTCGATCCCCGTGCCGGCTTGACGTTCCGGCCGAACGCGAACACGAGCGTGCGCGCGTCGTGGGGGAGCGCCTACGTCGCTCCCTACTACGGACTGGTCACCGGCACGACCGAGAAGATCACCGGCGGCTCACTCATCGTCCCGACGACGACCTTCAACCCCGAGACGTCGACCGGCTGGGACATCGGCGGCGACTACAAGTACGGTCGCGACAGTCTGGTATCGCTCGACCTCTACGACTCGACGATCTACAACCGCTACGCACAGATCGTCGAACCGGTCTCCGGCACGTTCGACGGCAAGCCGTATTCGTCGGAAACGATCAACTCTTCGCAAGGCGACGGCCGCCAAGCGGGCGTCGAGCTCTCGCTGGTGCATCAACCGCGCGTCGGCTTCGGCTACCGCGCGATGGTCGATCTGCTGCGCGACTACTCCTACAACCAAGTCCCCTCGAAGTCGGGAACGCTGTTCTTCGAGCTGCCGGCCGACGGCGTCCAGCTGCCGGGCTATCCCGACAGCAAGATGCGCGGCGATCTCTTCTACACGTTCCCCAGCGGCAGCTCGGTTCGCTTCAGCAGCACGACCTACGGGGCGAACAACGCCTTCGGTCAGCCGGGCTTCACCGAGTTCGACGCCGCGCTCAAGTTCCCGACGCGAGCGTTCGACATCACCCTGGGCGCGCGCAACCTGTTCGACAAGGACGGCAACCAGGTCGGCGGCATCTACTACGGCGGTTACACGTCCGAGGCGCTGGGCGGCGGTGTCGGGCCGACCAACCTCGAGTACGTCCAGCCGCGCACGGTCTACCTCGAGCTCAGCCGCCAGACCGGCTTCTGA
- a CDS encoding branched-chain amino acid ABC transporter permease: protein MIQHIAPELFNGLVLGAFYAIVAIGLSLIMNLTGTINMAHGSFMTLAGYFGFAFIEHGTSFWFALIAAPLLTVVVGILVERTLIRPLYKREPFYSLLLTFGLSLIAEEAYRLIFGANGVPVSPPSSLQGGVQLSFMTFPSFRLFIAAVLLIAIVALALFLTRTRFGLRLRAALQDTEMIAALGTNTQILYMVNFALGIFLAGIAGVLASGMLGLDPTSGNALLMPAFVAVIIGGMGSIFGSIVGGLLIGLAISITTLYIPAASEVSMYILMALVLMIRPRGLFGEEGVFG from the coding sequence TTGATCCAGCACATCGCTCCCGAGCTGTTCAACGGACTGGTCCTGGGCGCGTTCTACGCGATCGTGGCGATCGGTCTTTCGCTCATCATGAACCTGACCGGCACGATCAACATGGCGCACGGGAGCTTCATGACGCTGGCCGGATACTTCGGATTCGCATTCATCGAGCACGGCACGTCGTTCTGGTTCGCGCTGATCGCGGCACCCTTGCTCACCGTCGTCGTCGGCATCCTGGTCGAGCGGACGTTGATCCGCCCGCTCTACAAACGCGAGCCGTTCTACAGCTTGCTGCTGACCTTCGGGCTCTCGCTGATCGCGGAGGAGGCCTATCGGCTCATCTTCGGCGCCAACGGGGTGCCCGTCTCGCCGCCGTCCTCGCTGCAGGGCGGCGTGCAGCTTTCGTTCATGACCTTCCCCTCCTTCCGCTTGTTCATCGCCGCCGTGCTGCTGATCGCGATCGTCGCGCTGGCGCTGTTCCTCACCCGTACGCGGTTCGGGCTGCGACTGCGCGCCGCGCTCCAGGACACCGAGATGATCGCCGCGCTGGGGACCAACACGCAGATCCTCTATATGGTCAACTTCGCGCTGGGGATCTTCTTGGCGGGGATCGCCGGCGTGCTGGCGTCGGGGATGCTGGGCCTGGATCCGACCAGCGGCAACGCGCTGCTCATGCCGGCCTTCGTCGCCGTGATCATCGGCGGGATGGGCAGCATCTTCGGCAGCATCGTGGGCGGCCTGCTGATCGGCTTGGCGATCTCGATCACGACGCTCTACATTCCGGCCGCCAGCGAGGTGTCGATGTACATCCTCATGGCGCTGGTGCTGATGATCCGCCCGCGCGGCTTGTTCGGCGAAGAGGGAGTGTTCGGGTGA
- a CDS encoding cupin domain-containing protein, with amino-acid sequence MNAVLTSTLRVYDDADPARMLLDTTDRAEITRTLNGVGVRFERWAADAAIASDATPADVLAAYADDVARLRAECGYEAADVIRLAKGAPNTAPMREKFLDEHTHSEDEVRFFVEGSGAFYLRIGGRVHQMICTRGDLISVPAGTTHWFDMGPDPEFTAIRLFTDASGWVAQFTGDPIARRFPLYE; translated from the coding sequence ATGAACGCCGTGTTGACCTCGACCTTGCGCGTCTACGACGACGCCGACCCCGCGCGCATGCTGCTCGACACGACCGACCGTGCCGAGATCACCCGGACGCTCAACGGCGTCGGCGTGCGTTTCGAGCGCTGGGCGGCCGACGCGGCGATCGCGTCGGACGCGACGCCGGCGGACGTGCTGGCGGCGTACGCGGACGACGTCGCACGCTTGCGCGCGGAGTGCGGGTACGAGGCAGCCGACGTGATCCGGCTGGCGAAGGGGGCGCCGAACACCGCGCCCATGCGCGAGAAGTTCCTCGACGAGCACACCCACAGCGAGGACGAAGTCCGCTTCTTCGTCGAGGGCAGCGGCGCGTTCTACTTGCGCATCGGCGGTCGCGTGCACCAGATGATCTGCACCCGCGGCGATCTGATCTCGGTCCCCGCCGGGACGACGCACTGGTTCGACATGGGCCCCGATCCGGAGTTCACCGCGATCCGGCTGTTCACCGACGCGTCCGGGTGGGTCGCGCAGTTCACCGGCGACCCCATCGCCCGGCGCTTCCCGCTCTACGAGTAA
- a CDS encoding MFS transporter, protein MDTVSARPASVFRSSAFARFYAGQALSYLGDGLRTIAIPLLVFRLTGSAVAVGATWGLELLPYAVVSLLAGSLADRVDRRRLMIACDALRFVVMAGFCVAFLTGRLSIPLIYGGVFVLAIGGSIFLGSQAPSIPYLLGKDRAKAAVAAMGATEQTVNLIAPPLGGALLGVVGPLPLLITNALTYLASQAAVASVRTFGPDTPRGLPQLREIAADVAAGWRFLCSDPTMLRLSFFSLAANTVGTIGFVSLIPYLKRAFETGDHVVGIIFGCFSAGAALGALIAGRTHWPVGLGLVVANLGDGLGWLPLPFTHALPVVVAGVTFSSVCAGYYVTAMVSWRMRVIPEELVGRVFGVARFLVLGGILPASLLGGWLSDHIGVRATVGISAYGYLVTTVIFACSRVVRSERR, encoded by the coding sequence ATGGACACCGTCTCCGCTCGCCCGGCGAGCGTCTTTCGATCATCGGCGTTCGCCCGCTTCTACGCCGGCCAAGCGCTCAGCTATCTGGGCGACGGCCTGCGCACGATCGCCATTCCGCTGCTGGTCTTCCGGCTGACCGGCTCGGCCGTCGCAGTCGGTGCGACCTGGGGGCTCGAGCTGCTGCCGTACGCGGTCGTCAGCTTGCTCGCCGGGTCGCTCGCCGACCGGGTCGACCGCCGCCGGCTGATGATCGCCTGCGACGCGCTGCGCTTCGTGGTCATGGCCGGCTTCTGCGTCGCGTTCCTCACCGGCCGGCTGAGCATTCCGCTCATCTACGGCGGCGTGTTCGTGCTGGCCATCGGCGGTTCGATCTTCCTAGGCTCGCAAGCGCCGTCGATTCCGTATCTGCTGGGCAAGGATCGCGCCAAAGCGGCGGTCGCGGCGATGGGCGCGACCGAGCAGACCGTCAACCTGATCGCGCCGCCGCTCGGCGGCGCGCTGCTCGGTGTGGTCGGACCGTTGCCGCTGCTCATCACCAACGCGCTCACCTATCTGGCCTCGCAAGCCGCGGTCGCATCGGTACGCACCTTCGGCCCGGACACGCCGCGCGGCTTGCCGCAGCTGCGCGAGATCGCGGCCGACGTCGCCGCCGGCTGGCGGTTTCTCTGCTCCGACCCGACGATGCTGCGGCTGTCCTTCTTCAGCCTGGCGGCGAACACGGTCGGCACGATCGGCTTCGTGTCGCTGATCCCGTATCTCAAGCGCGCCTTCGAGACCGGCGATCACGTCGTCGGCATCATCTTCGGCTGCTTCTCGGCGGGCGCGGCGCTGGGCGCGTTGATCGCCGGCCGCACGCACTGGCCGGTCGGGCTCGGCCTGGTCGTCGCGAACCTCGGCGACGGCCTGGGCTGGCTGCCGCTGCCCTTCACGCACGCGCTGCCGGTGGTCGTCGCCGGGGTGACGTTCTCCAGCGTCTGCGCCGGCTATTACGTCACCGCGATGGTGTCGTGGCGCATGCGCGTCATCCCCGAGGAGCTGGTCGGGCGCGTCTTCGGCGTCGCGCGCTTCTTGGTGCTCGGCGGCATCTTGCCGGCGTCGCTGCTCGGCGGCTGGCTCTCGGATCACATCGGCGTGCGCGCGACGGTCGGGATCTCCGCCTACGGCTACCTGGTGACGACCGTGATCTTCGCGTGCTCGCGGGTCGTACGCTCGGAACGGCGCTGA
- a CDS encoding ABC transporter ATP-binding protein produces MSEPLLAVEKLCTNYGKIRILRDVSLTVGEGELVALLGLNGAGKTTTMRSILGLTPPASGSVRFDGTEIAGLPPYRIARLGVGYVPEGRRMFGGLTTLENLQLAENGRTGAWSIERVFEHLPKLAELRARRAGKLSGGEQEMLAIGRALVANPRLLLVDEPSQGLAPLIVEDVYAILAELKRTGVSILLVEQNALLALKFASRAYVLDSGHLVYDGPAAELARDHARIRELMGLDAAAS; encoded by the coding sequence ATGTCTGAACCGTTGCTCGCGGTCGAAAAGCTGTGCACCAACTACGGCAAGATCCGCATCTTACGGGACGTCTCGCTCACCGTTGGTGAAGGCGAGCTGGTCGCGCTGCTCGGGCTCAACGGCGCCGGCAAGACGACGACGATGCGCAGCATCCTGGGGCTCACGCCGCCGGCGTCCGGCTCGGTCCGCTTCGACGGCACCGAGATCGCCGGGCTCCCGCCCTACCGGATCGCGCGGCTGGGCGTCGGCTACGTGCCCGAGGGACGGCGCATGTTCGGCGGCCTGACGACGCTCGAGAACCTGCAGCTGGCCGAGAACGGGCGCACCGGCGCGTGGTCGATCGAGCGCGTCTTCGAGCATCTCCCCAAACTGGCCGAGCTGCGCGCCCGCCGCGCCGGCAAGCTCTCGGGCGGCGAGCAAGAGATGCTCGCGATCGGTCGCGCGCTGGTCGCGAACCCGCGCCTGCTGTTGGTCGACGAGCCCTCGCAGGGGCTCGCGCCGCTGATCGTCGAGGACGTCTACGCGATCCTGGCGGAGCTCAAGCGCACCGGCGTCTCGATCTTGCTGGTCGAGCAGAACGCCCTGCTCGCGCTCAAATTCGCGTCGCGGGCGTACGTGCTCGACAGCGGGCACCTGGTGTACGACGGCCCCGCCGCCGAGCTGGCGCGCGACCACGCGCGCATCCGGGAGCTGATGGGTCTCGACGCCGCCGCGTCGTGA
- a CDS encoding amidase has translation MTVRARAETLLAEIAARDGQLRCYVAVDRAAVLREADRLDAVPPHARGPLHGAALAVKDLIDVAGLPTRAGSSFFRRDPDVDAPVVRRLRDAGALVVGKTATHEFAWGVTTENPHFGRTANPLDPARIAGGSSGGSGAALAAGLADLALGTDTLGSIRIPAALCGLYGIRPATGTFPLDGIVPLALGLDTVGPMARDLAMVRRAYVVLAGADIPATAATRVCRLRGGGWDALAPATHAALDALVERLRARGVRVDTVDWWDDALARAVAVVQMHAAARFHAPLIAAHRDAYGADVRERVERALTVDDAALAAARATIDASLASWRAATAGYACALAPIARDEAPLAPAPPAFRDETIPLVTPASAFALPALAIPIGTGAHGLPLGAQIIGLDGMPGAAFALAERA, from the coding sequence GTGACCGTTCGCGCGCGCGCCGAAACGCTGCTCGCCGAGATCGCCGCGCGCGACGGGCAGCTGCGCTGCTACGTCGCCGTCGATCGCGCTGCCGTCCTGCGCGAGGCCGACCGGCTCGACGCCGTGCCGCCGCACGCGCGCGGACCGCTGCACGGCGCGGCACTGGCGGTCAAGGACCTCATCGACGTCGCCGGACTGCCGACCCGCGCCGGTTCGTCGTTCTTCCGCCGCGACCCCGACGTCGACGCGCCGGTCGTCCGCCGACTGCGCGACGCCGGCGCGCTCGTCGTCGGCAAGACCGCCACCCATGAGTTCGCCTGGGGCGTCACCACCGAGAACCCGCACTTCGGCCGCACGGCCAACCCGCTCGATCCGGCGCGCATCGCGGGCGGCTCGAGCGGCGGCTCCGGCGCCGCGCTGGCGGCCGGGCTGGCCGACCTCGCGCTCGGAACCGACACGCTCGGCTCGATCCGCATTCCCGCCGCGCTGTGCGGCCTGTACGGCATCCGGCCCGCCACCGGGACGTTTCCGCTCGACGGCATCGTCCCGCTCGCGCTCGGGCTCGACACGGTCGGGCCGATGGCCCGGGACTTGGCGATGGTGCGGCGCGCGTACGTGGTGCTCGCCGGCGCCGACATCCCGGCGACCGCCGCGACCCGCGTGTGCCGGCTGCGCGGCGGCGGCTGGGACGCGCTCGCCCCGGCCACGCATGCGGCGCTCGACGCGCTCGTCGAACGCCTTCGCGCGCGGGGCGTGCGGGTCGACACGGTCGACTGGTGGGACGACGCGCTCGCGCGAGCGGTGGCCGTCGTGCAGATGCACGCCGCGGCCCGGTTCCACGCGCCGCTGATCGCCGCGCACCGCGACGCGTACGGCGCCGACGTGCGCGAGCGGGTCGAGCGCGCGTTGACCGTGGACGACGCCGCCCTGGCCGCCGCGCGTGCGACGATCGACGCGTCGCTGGCGTCATGGCGCGCCGCGACCGCGGGCTACGCCTGCGCGCTGGCGCCGATCGCGCGCGACGAAGCGCCGCTCGCGCCCGCGCCGCCGGCGTTCCGCGACGAGACGATCCCGCTGGTGACGCCCGCCTCGGCGTTCGCGCTGCCCGCGCTCGCGATTCCGATCGGCACCGGCGCGCACGGCCTGCCGCTCGGCGCGCAGATCATCGGCCTCGACGGCATGCCGGGCGCCGCGTTCGCGCTCGCCGAGCGCGCTTAG
- a CDS encoding DUF1932 domain-containing protein gives MISRVAVIGPGAMGSAIAGRLTEHGVSVLTSLAGRSEATRRRAEAAGMIDADDDAIASADAILSIVPPADAVALAQRFAAPLARAARKAIYADCNAVDVDTVHRIATIIAPTGAPFVDGAIIGLPPGPNGDPTVYLSGEPAPALAPLADRGLTLRVMDAPVGAASALKMSFAGINKGITLLAAAMILGATRAGAAESLRGALAEHRPDVLARLDRALPDMVPKAYRWAPEMEEIAAFLGDDAAGRAIYAGLAALCRRLAADRTGAGTEIATLTAFVAGDRR, from the coding sequence ATGATCTCGAGGGTCGCGGTGATCGGCCCGGGCGCGATGGGGAGCGCCATCGCCGGGCGCCTGACCGAGCACGGCGTCTCGGTGTTGACCTCGCTCGCGGGCCGCAGCGAGGCGACGCGTCGCCGCGCCGAGGCGGCGGGGATGATCGACGCCGACGACGACGCGATCGCGTCCGCCGACGCGATCCTCTCGATCGTGCCGCCGGCGGACGCGGTCGCGCTGGCGCAGCGATTCGCCGCGCCGCTCGCGCGGGCCGCGCGCAAGGCGATCTACGCCGACTGCAACGCGGTCGACGTCGACACCGTGCACCGCATCGCCACGATCATCGCGCCGACCGGCGCGCCCTTCGTCGACGGCGCGATCATCGGTCTGCCGCCCGGGCCGAACGGCGATCCCACGGTATACCTCTCGGGTGAGCCCGCGCCGGCGCTCGCACCGCTCGCCGATCGCGGGCTGACGCTCCGCGTCATGGACGCTCCGGTCGGCGCCGCCTCGGCGCTCAAGATGTCGTTCGCCGGCATCAACAAGGGCATCACGCTGCTGGCCGCCGCGATGATCCTGGGCGCGACGCGGGCCGGCGCGGCCGAGTCGCTCCGCGGCGCGCTGGCAGAGCACCGTCCCGACGTCCTCGCGCGCCTCGACCGCGCGTTGCCGGACATGGTTCCGAAGGCGTACCGCTGGGCGCCGGAGATGGAAGAGATCGCCGCGTTCCTGGGCGACGACGCCGCCGGCCGTGCGATCTACGCGGGGTTGGCGGCGCTCTGCCGGCGGCTGGCCGCGGATCGCACGGGCGCGGGAACGGAGATCGCGACGCTGACGGCGTTCGTCGCGGGCGATCGGCGCTAA